One window of Calditrichota bacterium genomic DNA carries:
- a CDS encoding LacI family transcriptional regulator translates to MASTLKDVAVLAGVHPSTVSRVLRGKENIPVSAKTRKRIFDAVNELNYRPDKTARALRLRKSDAVGLVIPNIASPYFSGIAKTLDILCHKAGYSLMIYDTNENQEKEIQVIEDLLGRGVDGLIIAPVQDADEHIRQLVAQNVPLVLIDRDFETMETHAVICDDELSSYRAVSYLSDLGHRRIGFISGRQNLYPVLKRLDGYRKALTDLNLEKDPAFVSSGGPTLESGYSSALTLLSLPNAPTALLISGTIITVGALKAIQEKGLSIPEDISIISYTDTIYAPFLSTPITTISHSMQEIAEKAFELLHQQMDLSQKGRVSKVIVQTHLHKRASTAPVM, encoded by the coding sequence ATGGCGTCAACCCTAAAAGATGTCGCCGTTCTGGCCGGGGTTCATCCCTCAACGGTATCACGGGTCTTGAGAGGAAAGGAAAATATCCCGGTTTCGGCAAAAACCAGAAAACGGATTTTTGATGCGGTAAATGAACTGAATTATCGGCCGGACAAAACAGCCCGGGCATTGAGATTGCGAAAAAGCGATGCGGTGGGGCTTGTCATTCCCAATATTGCCAGTCCCTATTTTTCGGGGATTGCCAAAACATTGGATATTCTTTGTCACAAGGCCGGATATTCCCTCATGATTTATGATACGAACGAAAATCAGGAGAAGGAAATCCAGGTCATCGAAGATTTGTTGGGTCGCGGAGTGGATGGGTTAATCATTGCGCCCGTTCAGGATGCGGACGAACACATTCGGCAGCTGGTTGCCCAGAATGTACCTTTGGTGCTTATCGATCGTGATTTTGAAACAATGGAAACCCATGCCGTCATTTGCGATGACGAATTATCCTCTTATAGGGCCGTTTCTTATTTGTCGGATTTGGGGCATCGCCGCATTGGTTTTATCAGCGGCCGCCAGAATTTGTACCCGGTTCTGAAACGTCTGGACGGGTACCGAAAAGCACTCACTGATTTAAATCTTGAAAAAGACCCCGCATTTGTATCCAGCGGAGGACCGACCCTTGAAAGCGGTTACAGCTCGGCGCTTACGCTTCTCTCGCTGCCCAATGCACCCACGGCGTTGTTGATCTCGGGAACGATCATTACGGTAGGAGCACTTAAGGCCATTCAGGAAAAGGGGCTTTCCATTCCGGAAGATATTTCAATCATTTCCTACACGGATACCATTTATGCGCCTTTTTTGTCAACTCCCATTACAACCATCTCACATTCCATGCAGGAAATTGCCGAAAAAGCCTTTGAATTATTGCACCAACAGATGGATTTGTCTCAAAAAGGCAGGGTATCCAAAGTCATTGTCCAGACCCATCTTCATAAAAGGGCTTCCACAGCTCCGGTTATGTAA
- a CDS encoding glycoside hydrolase family 5 protein produces the protein MKERGFVQRMVLFILFSVLIAGCGEKTDVQPSAVVRVHPSVVMKPIPSGLGVNIHFYDGNENDWSMLSDAGAGIVRMDVGWNNSEKKTGHYDFTRYDTLIARLGRYDMRLVFILDYGNRLYDKGEAPKSDSALAAYGRFAGALAERYRGKPILWELWNEPNLGGFWKPKPDVDQYMKWCRAVVPAIRQADPKACIVGPASSGIDFRFLEAAFRRGLLEMVDAVTVHPYRSPRPPETVLPDYSQLRVLIKQYKPPGKIIPILSGEWGYSTTSISRELQGKFLARQWLTNLGFGIPVSIWYDWHDDGQDPDNGEHNFGTVTWDYQPKPSYETMRALISELRGFIPAGRIGVGAADDFVIAFTKGDAVKLAVWTMGLPHIIDLGKEILFSGARTELGKPRWLPGEGKIFATDAPQYITVKKPIPEWLNLSVQLPGIGLNAMKDVVEAILSHRQPQTAFGREFIHDYREGSVMENQAAFRALVFIADRLNDSGKAVAIYRLVLKGEAENLDKERAVYGLAALGVTEPMREISELKKQADFRESIAFFQAVRAEALLKKGDVQACKSIVEDMARGAYARYFLNKVVNELHQKKVFSERDDRRIARQVGFITRWWVAGPFPNPDNVGRTTAYFPEKKIDFKQTQPFQKDTARWQPVQTETVQGIIPLAKLFGRRRGVAYAYAELNLPHRQWLQFKIGSNDGVVCWVNGKKVHEHFVGRGLTVDEDKVNVRLKKGENRILLKVLNLGANWEACLRVCNVSGEPLDVSGWLATPGFQRKK, from the coding sequence ATGAAGGAACGTGGATTTGTTCAACGAATGGTTTTATTCATTCTATTCTCTGTTTTGATAGCGGGATGTGGAGAAAAAACTGACGTTCAGCCATCGGCCGTGGTGCGCGTTCATCCCTCGGTGGTAATGAAACCAATCCCTTCCGGGCTCGGCGTAAATATTCATTTTTACGACGGCAATGAAAATGATTGGAGCATGCTTTCCGATGCAGGAGCGGGCATTGTTCGAATGGATGTGGGCTGGAATAACTCTGAGAAAAAGACGGGACACTATGATTTCACCCGCTACGACACACTGATTGCCCGGTTGGGGCGGTACGATATGCGTCTGGTGTTTATTTTGGATTACGGGAATCGCCTTTACGACAAGGGTGAAGCACCGAAGAGCGATTCAGCGCTGGCGGCGTATGGCCGGTTTGCCGGTGCTCTGGCAGAACGGTATCGGGGGAAGCCCATTCTCTGGGAACTCTGGAACGAACCCAATCTGGGAGGCTTCTGGAAGCCAAAACCCGATGTGGACCAGTACATGAAATGGTGCCGGGCCGTTGTGCCCGCCATTCGTCAGGCTGATCCGAAGGCCTGCATTGTGGGACCGGCCAGCTCGGGAATTGATTTCCGGTTCCTGGAAGCGGCTTTTAGGCGCGGATTACTGGAAATGGTGGATGCGGTAACGGTGCATCCTTACCGGTCTCCCCGGCCGCCCGAAACCGTGCTTCCGGATTATTCCCAGCTCCGTGTGTTGATTAAACAATACAAACCCCCAGGCAAAATCATTCCGATTCTGAGCGGGGAATGGGGGTATTCCACCACGAGCATTTCGCGAGAGCTTCAGGGGAAATTCCTGGCACGGCAGTGGCTGACCAATCTTGGATTTGGTATTCCGGTGAGCATCTGGTACGATTGGCATGACGATGGACAGGACCCCGACAATGGGGAGCACAATTTCGGCACCGTGACCTGGGACTATCAGCCCAAGCCTTCCTACGAAACCATGAGAGCTTTGATTTCGGAATTAAGAGGATTTATCCCGGCAGGGCGTATTGGAGTCGGGGCTGCCGACGATTTTGTGATTGCCTTTACAAAAGGAGATGCGGTGAAATTGGCGGTTTGGACAATGGGGCTGCCGCACATAATTGACCTGGGGAAAGAGATTCTGTTTTCCGGAGCACGAACGGAATTGGGGAAGCCGCGCTGGCTTCCCGGCGAAGGAAAAATTTTTGCCACCGATGCGCCTCAGTACATCACCGTGAAAAAACCCATTCCGGAATGGCTGAATCTGTCCGTTCAGTTACCCGGGATCGGCTTGAATGCCATGAAAGATGTCGTGGAAGCCATTTTGTCCCATCGGCAGCCTCAGACGGCCTTTGGACGGGAATTTATTCATGATTATCGAGAAGGTTCCGTTATGGAAAATCAGGCGGCCTTTCGGGCATTGGTTTTCATTGCCGATCGATTGAACGATTCGGGAAAAGCCGTCGCGATTTACAGATTGGTTTTAAAGGGAGAAGCGGAAAATCTGGATAAGGAACGGGCGGTGTACGGTTTGGCGGCATTGGGCGTGACGGAGCCGATGCGGGAAATTTCGGAGCTGAAAAAGCAAGCGGATTTTCGGGAATCGATTGCATTTTTCCAGGCGGTTCGGGCTGAGGCGTTATTGAAAAAGGGCGATGTGCAGGCCTGCAAGAGCATTGTTGAAGATATGGCGCGGGGTGCCTATGCCCGATATTTTTTAAACAAAGTCGTAAACGAATTGCATCAGAAAAAGGTGTTTTCAGAAAGAGATGATCGAAGAATCGCCCGGCAGGTGGGCTTCATAACACGCTGGTGGGTGGCGGGGCCGTTCCCCAATCCCGACAACGTTGGGCGCACCACGGCCTACTTCCCGGAAAAGAAAATTGACTTCAAACAAACACAGCCGTTCCAAAAGGACACCGCACGCTGGCAGCCGGTTCAAACAGAAACGGTTCAGGGGATCATTCCTCTGGCAAAACTTTTTGGGCGGAGGCGAGGGGTCGCTTACGCCTATGCCGAATTAAACCTGCCGCATCGCCAATGGCTGCAGTTTAAAATCGGAAGCAACGATGGCGTGGTTTGCTGGGTCAACGGGAAAAAGGTGCACGAACATTTTGTGGGACGGGGACTTACGGTGGATGAGGACAAGGTTAATGTGCGGTTGAAGAAAGGGGAAAACCGGATTTTATTGAAGGTGTTAAACCTCGGCGCCAATTGGGAAGCCTGCCTTCGGGTGTGCAATGTCAGCGGCGAGCCGCTGGATGTTTCCGGTTGGCTGGCCACGCCGGGGTTTCAACGAAAAAAATAG